In the genome of Curtobacterium sp. MCLR17_036, the window CGTAGTTCTCGATCAGGGCCTCTCGGTCGACCGTGACCCCCGTGAACGCACTCACTCTGTTCCCTCCAGCACCACGAACGCCGTCGCGATGCCCCCATCATGCGAGAGCGACAGGTGCACGGACGTGACGCCACGCGCATCCGCCACCCGCCGCGCGCCCTGGTGCAGCGTCAGCGACGGGTTCCGCTGGTCGTCCGAGACGACCTCGAGGTCCTGCCAGCTGAGCCCCGCACTGCTGCCGAAGGCCTTGATCAGGGCCTCCTTCGCCGCGAAGCGTGCCGCGAGCGACGCGGTCGGGCGCGGTTCGCCGTCACGGACCTGCTCGGACGGCGTGAACAGCCGCGTCCGCATCGCCGGGGTCCGCGACAGCACCCGTTCGAACCGCTCCAGGTCGACCACGTCGACCCCGATGCCGATGATCACCGCGACTACTCGACGGTGACCGACTTCGCGAGGTTGCGCGGCTGGTCCACGTCGAGGCCCTTGGCCGCGGCGAGCTCCATGCCGAACATGTGCAGCGGTGCCACGGCGAGCAGCGGCTCGAACAGCGGCGTCGCGAGCGGGATCCGCAGGACCTCGTCGGCGAAGGGCAGCACGGCGGCGTCGCCCTCTTCCGCGATCGCGATCACCCGGGCGCCGCGGGCGCGGATCTCCTGGATGTTCGACACGACCTTCGGGTGCAGCGAGCGCGGGTCGCGCGGCGACGGCACGATGACGAAGACGATCTGGCCCGGCTCGATCAGCGCGATCGGGCCGTGCTTCAGCTCGCCGGCGGCGAAGCCCTCGGCGTGGATGTACGCGAGTTCCTTGAGCTTGAGGGCGCCCTCGAGCGCGATCGGGTAGCCGACGTGGCGGCCGAGGAACAGCACACTGCGGGTGTCCGCCATCCAGCGCGCCAGGTCCTTG includes:
- a CDS encoding holo-ACP synthase; this encodes MIIGIGVDVVDLERFERVLSRTPAMRTRLFTPSEQVRDGEPRPTASLAARFAAKEALIKAFGSSAGLSWQDLEVVSDDQRNPSLTLHQGARRVADARGVTSVHLSLSHDGGIATAFVVLEGTE